One part of the Sphingobium yanoikuyae genome encodes these proteins:
- a CDS encoding alpha-glucosidase, which yields MTDALTPWWRGATIYQIYPRSFADSNGDGIGDLAGITTHLPYVASLGVDAIWLSPFFKSPMRDFGYDVSDYCDVDPIFGTLADFDALIARAHDLGLRIIVDQVWAHTSDEHPWFIESRSSRQNDHADWYVWADAKPDGTPPNNWQSVFGGPAWTWDARRGQYYMHNFLKEQPQINLHNGKVQAAVLDIVRFWLDRGVDGFRIDAINHSMPDPQLRDNPPAPEDGRIRTRPYDFQIKRYSQSHPDIPLFLEKVRSVFDEYPDRFTVAEVGGDDSDAEMKAFTQGDHRLNTAYGFDFLYAPKLTAPFLKDALSRWPAEQGIGWPSWAFENHDAPRAVSRWAGDIDAHAYCRMKMLLLACLRGNIFLYYGEELGLPQVDIAFEDLQDPEAIANWPLTLSRDGARTPMPWTGAAPWLGFSDARPWLPVGEAHRPLAVDAQEADPASLLHWTRQVLALRNATPALRSGTITFLDTPDDLLAFERTQDGQQRLCVFNLGTGPVAWRPADADRWQGQLSTGRIADWNFAPASGLVAAFDHSE from the coding sequence ATGACCGACGCACTGACTCCCTGGTGGCGCGGCGCCACCATCTACCAGATCTATCCGCGCAGCTTCGCCGACTCCAATGGCGACGGCATCGGCGATCTGGCCGGCATCACCACCCATCTTCCCTATGTCGCCTCGCTCGGCGTCGATGCCATCTGGCTCTCGCCTTTCTTCAAGAGCCCGATGCGCGACTTCGGCTATGACGTGTCGGATTATTGCGATGTCGATCCGATCTTCGGCACGCTCGCCGATTTCGACGCGCTGATCGCCCGCGCCCATGATCTGGGCCTGCGCATCATCGTCGATCAGGTCTGGGCCCATACCTCCGATGAACATCCCTGGTTCATCGAAAGCCGCTCCAGCCGCCAGAATGACCATGCCGACTGGTATGTCTGGGCCGATGCGAAGCCCGACGGCACGCCGCCCAACAACTGGCAGTCGGTGTTCGGCGGCCCGGCCTGGACCTGGGACGCGCGGCGCGGCCAATACTACATGCACAATTTCCTGAAGGAGCAGCCGCAGATCAACCTGCACAATGGAAAGGTGCAGGCGGCGGTGCTGGATATCGTGCGCTTCTGGCTGGACCGCGGTGTCGACGGCTTCCGCATCGACGCGATCAACCATTCGATGCCTGACCCGCAACTGCGCGACAATCCGCCCGCGCCCGAAGACGGCCGCATCCGCACGCGCCCCTATGATTTCCAGATCAAGCGCTACAGCCAGAGCCACCCGGACATTCCGCTGTTCCTGGAAAAGGTGCGTTCGGTGTTCGACGAATATCCCGATCGCTTCACCGTCGCCGAAGTCGGCGGGGATGACAGCGATGCGGAGATGAAGGCCTTCACCCAGGGCGATCATCGCCTCAACACCGCCTATGGCTTCGACTTCCTCTACGCCCCCAAATTGACCGCGCCGTTCCTGAAAGACGCGCTGTCGCGCTGGCCGGCGGAGCAGGGGATTGGCTGGCCAAGCTGGGCGTTCGAAAATCATGACGCGCCGCGCGCCGTCTCGCGCTGGGCCGGTGACATCGACGCCCATGCCTATTGCCGGATGAAGATGCTGCTGCTCGCCTGCCTGCGCGGCAACATCTTCCTCTATTATGGCGAGGAACTGGGCCTGCCGCAGGTCGATATCGCGTTCGAGGATCTGCAGGATCCCGAAGCGATCGCCAACTGGCCGCTGACCCTGTCGCGCGACGGCGCCCGCACGCCCATGCCCTGGACCGGCGCGGCGCCCTGGCTCGGCTTCTCCGATGCCAGGCCCTGGCTGCCGGTGGGGGAAGCGCACCGCCCGCTCGCCGTCGACGCGCAGGAAGCCGACCCTGCCTCGCTGCTCCACTGGACGCGGCAGGTGCTGGCCCTGCGCAACGCTACCCCGGCACTGCGCAGCGGCACGATCACCTTTCTCGATACGCCGGACGATCTGCTCGCCTTTGAACGGACGCAGGACGGGCAACAGCGCCTCTGCGTCTTCAACCTCGGCACCGGCCCCGTCGCCTGGCGCCCGGCCGATGCGGACCGCTGGCAGGGCCAGCTGTCGACCGGCCGCATCGCCGACTGGAATTTCGCCCCCGCATCCGGCCTCGTCGCCGCCTTTGACCATTCAGAATGA